A genomic window from Thiomonas arsenitoxydans includes:
- a CDS encoding MutS-related protein produces the protein MTGTSGFHSIVYPSPEQEAAQSRPDLRDVFHDLFLEAIFMGAYGSFAPREKPSLYVVHQGDDEAPYRAEVLALLQALFGTPLHELSVVQYRQAALRDLKQAPLLKGMRAFQRGMQELRTSLRRAEKADYAAEGQRWFVDAALVYGHALQALHQTLAGAELQSQALQSLQGHVADLLASPAHTERMKEAQALIEALAQVRYAFRVDGTAVTVLQDPQEPDYSATIADTFARFRQGEVKDYRVQFNPASRLNHVEGQLLDRVALLHPEVFERLAQFRSAQEGFAEARIVRLDRELAWYLSWIDYTQRLERAGLPLCFPTLNLEQGHIDAREAYDMALAWQCLDAQKPVVCNDMALQGDERMLVVTGPNHGGKTTLARTFGQLHHIASLGLTVAAHSASLLLPDQMFTHFERVEDISNQRGKLQDDLVRMHRILAAATPHSLVLMNEIFSSTTLDDALWLARHIMARLAAIGAACVFVTFLDELSTFDAHTVSMVGTVDAQDPTLRTFKVVRRAADGKSYALALAQKFGVTRQQLLERIPT, from the coding sequence ATGACGGGCACGTCGGGGTTTCACAGCATCGTCTATCCCTCCCCGGAGCAGGAGGCCGCGCAGTCTCGCCCCGATCTTCGTGATGTGTTCCACGACTTGTTCTTAGAGGCGATTTTCATGGGGGCTTACGGCAGCTTTGCCCCGCGCGAAAAGCCGTCGCTCTATGTGGTCCATCAGGGAGATGACGAAGCACCCTATCGCGCCGAGGTGCTGGCTTTGTTGCAGGCGCTGTTCGGCACGCCCTTGCATGAGCTGAGCGTGGTGCAGTACCGTCAGGCCGCGCTACGCGACCTGAAACAGGCGCCGCTGCTCAAGGGCATGCGCGCGTTTCAGCGCGGCATGCAAGAGTTGCGCACCTCGCTGCGTCGCGCAGAAAAAGCGGATTACGCCGCCGAGGGGCAGCGCTGGTTTGTGGACGCCGCGCTGGTTTACGGCCATGCGCTGCAAGCCCTGCATCAGACGCTGGCCGGCGCGGAGCTGCAGTCGCAGGCGCTGCAATCCTTGCAGGGTCATGTCGCCGACTTGCTGGCCTCGCCCGCACACACCGAGCGCATGAAGGAAGCTCAGGCTTTGATCGAAGCGCTGGCGCAGGTGCGCTACGCCTTTCGCGTGGACGGCACCGCAGTCACCGTGCTGCAAGACCCGCAGGAGCCGGACTACAGCGCCACCATCGCCGATACTTTCGCGCGCTTTCGCCAGGGCGAGGTGAAAGACTACCGTGTGCAGTTCAACCCGGCTTCGCGGTTGAACCATGTGGAAGGGCAACTACTCGACCGTGTCGCCCTGCTGCACCCGGAGGTGTTCGAGCGGCTGGCGCAGTTTCGCAGCGCGCAGGAAGGTTTTGCCGAGGCCCGCATCGTGCGTCTGGACCGCGAGCTGGCCTGGTATCTGTCCTGGATCGATTACACCCAGCGCCTCGAGCGCGCCGGACTGCCGCTGTGTTTTCCCACCCTCAACCTCGAACAGGGCCATATAGACGCCCGCGAGGCCTACGACATGGCGCTGGCCTGGCAGTGTCTCGATGCGCAAAAACCGGTGGTGTGCAACGACATGGCGCTGCAAGGCGACGAGCGCATGCTGGTCGTCACCGGCCCCAACCACGGCGGCAAGACCACGCTGGCGCGCACCTTCGGCCAGTTGCACCACATCGCCTCGCTGGGTTTGACCGTGGCCGCGCACAGCGCCAGCCTGTTGCTGCCCGACCAGATGTTCACTCACTTCGAGCGGGTCGAAGACATCAGCAACCAGCGCGGCAAACTGCAGGATGATTTGGTGCGCATGCACCGCATTCTGGCCGCGGCCACGCCGCACAGCCTGGTGCTGATGAACGAGATCTTTTCGTCCACCACGCTCGATGATGCGCTTTGGCTGGCGCGGCACATCATGGCGCGGCTCGCCGCCATTGGCGCGGCCTGCGTGTTCGTCACCTTTCTCGACGAGCTCTCCACCTTTGATGCGCACACCGTAAGCATGGTGGGCACGGTCGATGCCCAAGACCCGACCCTGCGCACCTTCAAAGTGGTGCGACGCGCCGCCGATGGCAAGTCTTACGCGCTGGCGCTGGCGCAGAAATTCGGCGTCACCCGGCAGCAACTGCTCGAACGCATTCCCACATGA
- the eno gene encoding phosphopyruvate hydratase has protein sequence MPASDALISSIRAQEILDSRGTPTVKATITLQSGARASAAVPSGASTGSNDAVELRDGDPKRYFGKGVRKVIAHIEGEIAEALKGRDVCDQAAIDAALIALDGTPNKARLGANALLAVSMAAARAAALVRGEPLHRSLCEKPSNLLPMPMFNVLNGGLHAPGSSLDFQEFMLVPMGAPSFSEAVRYAAETYHAIKELLISQGHSTAVGDEGGFAPKLMGGNQAACELMVRGMERAGYRPGEDIAIALDPASTSFYKNGRYHLSRSGNQVLDSQEMVELYQGWLNVFPIVSIEDGHAEDDWAGFAAMTRQLGGQIQIVGDDNFVTNTRIIQRGIDEGTANASLIKLNQIGTVSETIAAVRLCQKVDWGTVMSHRSGETEDAFLSDFAVAVGAGQMKSGATARSERLAKYNRLMEIEAELGDRAEFVNPYR, from the coding sequence ATGCCTGCTTCAGACGCTCTTATTTCTTCGATTCGCGCGCAGGAAATTCTCGATTCCCGCGGCACGCCGACCGTGAAGGCCACCATCACGCTGCAGTCGGGGGCGCGCGCCTCGGCGGCGGTGCCCTCGGGGGCTTCCACCGGCAGCAACGATGCGGTGGAACTGCGCGACGGCGACCCGAAGCGCTATTTCGGCAAAGGGGTGCGCAAGGTGATTGCCCATATCGAGGGCGAAATCGCCGAGGCGCTCAAAGGGCGCGACGTGTGCGATCAGGCCGCGATCGACGCGGCGCTCATCGCCCTAGACGGCACGCCCAACAAGGCGCGTCTGGGCGCCAATGCGCTGCTGGCGGTGAGCATGGCCGCCGCCCGCGCCGCCGCGCTGGTGCGCGGTGAGCCGCTGCATCGCAGCTTGTGCGAGAAGCCGTCGAACCTGCTGCCCATGCCCATGTTCAACGTGCTCAATGGCGGCCTGCACGCACCGGGCAGCAGTCTGGATTTTCAGGAGTTCATGCTCGTGCCGATGGGCGCGCCGAGTTTCAGCGAAGCGGTGCGCTATGCCGCCGAGACCTATCACGCCATCAAGGAGTTGCTGATCTCGCAAGGACATTCCACCGCGGTGGGCGATGAGGGCGGCTTCGCGCCCAAGTTGATGGGCGGCAATCAGGCGGCCTGCGAGCTGATGGTGCGCGGCATGGAGCGCGCGGGCTATCGGCCGGGAGAAGATATCGCCATTGCGCTCGATCCGGCCTCGACCTCGTTCTATAAAAATGGCCGCTACCACCTGAGCCGCAGTGGCAATCAGGTGCTCGACAGTCAGGAGATGGTCGAGCTGTATCAGGGCTGGCTCAACGTCTTTCCCATCGTCTCGATTGAAGACGGCCATGCCGAGGACGACTGGGCTGGCTTCGCTGCGATGACGCGCCAACTCGGCGGTCAGATTCAGATCGTCGGCGACGACAACTTCGTCACCAATACCCGCATCATCCAGCGCGGCATCGACGAAGGTACGGCCAATGCCTCGCTCATCAAACTCAATCAGATCGGCACGGTGAGCGAGACCATCGCCGCGGTGCGCCTGTGCCAGAAAGTGGACTGGGGCACGGTGATGTCGCACCGCAGCGGTGAGACCGAAGACGCCTTCCTGTCCGACTTTGCCGTGGCCGTGGGCGCGGGGCAGATGAAGTCGGGCGCAACGGCGCGCAGCGAGCGGCTGGCCAAGTACAACCGGCTGATGGAGATCGAAGCCGAATTGGGTGATCGGGCCGAATTCGTCAACCCCTACCGTTGA